In one Rutidosis leptorrhynchoides isolate AG116_Rl617_1_P2 chromosome 8, CSIRO_AGI_Rlap_v1, whole genome shotgun sequence genomic region, the following are encoded:
- the LOC139864356 gene encoding uncharacterized protein: MLKRASDNVTRAAELSTVRGKINSSLTHGYLRSCPISLGAGRSRGSRDTRVRIRVGSWNVGALTSKFRELVDTLLKSNVDILCVQETRWRGEEAVDIDDYRLWFSGSRVARNRVGILIGPLYQDNIVGVDRCSDRIMSVRVVIQEETYMVICTYAPHAGLGDDEKVAFGKRTISDGYTGVHGGFGYGVRNEEGRSILEFAVAHDLVVANSFFRKMEAQLATFHSGGHSTQIDYLMLCKGDLRACRDCRALTTWTCSTQHRLLVMDLVLQRRVTKRVRPVQPRILWKNLIEGKVETFKASVLERVEAGMDTITQVDTDQMWNTMASAIRDVAKENLGVAVGTLRGHNSNRESWWISDEVQTKVALKQLRFRELITCRDGTRDDRTRAEERYKEANREVKKAIARAKDKAYEDLYRKLDSKEGANDIYRIAKARERRRRDIDNIKFIKDEAGQTIVKEGEIRKRWEGYFSSLFVGEGPGRQEVP, from the exons GGTAAGATTAACTCGTCACTTACGCATGGTTATTTGAGGTCATGTCCTATTAGTTTAGGGGCGGGTAGGTCTAGAGGTAGTAGAGATACTCGCGTTAGGATTAGAGTAGGTAGTTGGAATGTAGGAGCTTTGACTAGCAAATTTCGTGAACTTGTAGATACGTTACTTAAGAGTAATGTGGACATATTGTGTGTTCAAGAGACCAGATGGAGGGGTGAAGAGGCGGTTGACATTGACGACTACAGGTTGTGGTTCTCGGGTTCTAGAGTAGCTAGAAACAGGGTAGGGATCCTTATAGGACCCCTATATCAGGATAATATTGTGGGTGTGGATAGGTgtagcgataggattatgtcggttagggTAGTTATCCAGGAGGAGACTTACATGGTCATTTGCACCTACGCACCTCATGCTGGTTTAGGAGATGATGAAAAAGTCGCTTTTGGGAAGC GAACGATCTCGGATGGATATACGGGTGTCCATGGGGGCTTTGGGTACGGAGTTCGGAATGAAGAAGGACGTTCTATTCTCGAATTTGCTGTTGCTCACGATCTGGTTGTTGCAAACTCTTTCTTTAGGAAGATGGAAGCACAACTAGCTACTTTCCACAGTGGGGGACATAGTACCCAGATTGACTATTTGATGCTTTGCAAAGGGGACCTTAGAGCTTGTAGAGATTGTAGAGCCCTGACTACCTGGACTTGTTCCACCCAACACAGATTATTGGTCATGGACTTGGTTCTGCAGAGGCGGGTTACTAAGAGAGTGAGGCCCGTCCAACCTAGGATCCTATGGAAGAATCTGATTGAAGGGAAAGTCGAAACTTTTAAAGCATCAGTGTTGGAAAGAGTAGAGGCAGGAATGGATACCATTACTCAAGTGGACACAGATCAGATGTGGAATACGATGGCATCTGCTATTAGGGATGTTGCCAAGGAAAACTTAGGTGTGGCAGTAGGGACATTGAGAGGACATAATTCTAATAGAGAATCATGGTGGATTAGTGATGAGGTTCAAACCAAAGTCGCGCTTAAGCAActgaggtttagggagctcattacATGCCGGGACGGGACACGTGATGATAGAACTAGGGCAGAAGAGAGGTATAAAGAAGCCAACAGAGAAGTGAAGAAGGCCATTGCCCGTGCAAAAGATAAAGCGTATGAAGACTTGTATAGGAAACTAGACTCTAAAGAAGGAGCAAATGATATTTACAGGATTGCAAAAGCTAGGGAGCGTAGGAGGAGGGATatagataacatcaagtttatcaaggATGAAGCCGGTCAAACCATAGTGAAGGAAGGagaaattaggaaaagatgggaagggtaTTTCTCATCTCTTTTCGTGGGTGAAGGACCTGGGCGCCAAGAGGTTCCGTAG